CCGATCGTCTCGTACCCCATCATCCGCTGCATCGCGGAATTCGCCGAGAGGATGCGCCCGTCCTCGGTCGTCTGGTAGATGGCGTCCAGGCTGTTCTCGACCAGCCGCCGGTATCTTTCTTCGGAGGCTTGAAGCTCGGCTTGGGCCAACCTCTGCGCGGTGATGTCCTCGACCGTCCCTTCGTATCGGATGATCCGGCCCGTCTCGTCGCGGATGGCCCTGGCGCTCTCGCGGACGTAGATCGTGTTCCCGTCGCGGTGCTTCCAAGCGGCTTCCAGGCCCCGGATTTCGCCGTCTTGTTCCATCCGCTCCTTGAAGGCGGAGCGGGGATAATCCGGTTCGAAGCCGTCTGCCTCGATGTTGCGCCGGGCCAGCTCCTCGAGCGAGGCGTAGCCCAGCATGCGCAGGAGAGCCGGATTGGCCATCAGGATCTGTCCCTCGGGGTTGGTCCGGTACATGCCCAAGGTTGCGTTTTCGTAGAGGCTTCGGAACCGCTCTTCGCTTGCCTGGATCCGTTTCTCCGCTTCGTGGTGTTCGGTTATGTCGCGGCTGACACCGATCAGGCCGACGATCTCTCCTCCGGGGTCGGTGATAGGGGCCTTGATGGTATCGAAGTGGACGGGCTGCCCGTCGGGGCCCTTAGTCTCTTCTTCAAAACGATAGAGCCGGCCCGTGCTCAGGACGATGTCGTCGCTGGCTCGGCAGGCGGCGGCCAGGTCGGCCGGCAGAAGCTCTTCGTCGGTCTTGCCGGCGACGGCCTCCTGGCTCAGCCCGAAAGCCGCTTCGAAGGCGAGGTTCACGATCTGGTTGCGCCGCTCGGCGTCCTTGAAATAGATGATATCGGGGATGGCGTGGAGCAGCCCTTCCAGCCGCGACGTCGTCGTCCGCAGGGCCAGCTCGGCCTGCTTGATGTCGGTGATGTCGTGAATGAGCCCGCGGAAGCCGGTCGGACCGCCGGCCGCATCGCGAATGAGCGCGACCGAGAACTCGAACCAATGGGGCGGTCCGTCCCGCAACTGGATCGGGATCGGGCCGACCCTGGTCGGCTGTCCCGTCCGATAGACTTCGCTGAAGACGGCGAACACCTTGGCCGTACTGGCCGTATCCATGTAGGTCCGGTTGTCGATCCCAACCAGGCTTTCGCGGGGCAGGCCGATGATCCGGAGCATGGCTTCGTTGACGAAGACGAAGCGGCCTTTAAGGTCGGTCTCGTAATAGCCTTCCTCGATGTTTTCCAGAACCTCGCGGAATCGTTCGTCGCTTCGTGGGTCGTCAGGCATCGGCGTCATGTGTTCTTCGTCCCCCTGCGGAATGGGGATAGTCTATCATTTTACCGAGTCCAATTCGATGCGCCATCCTCTCTAGGGGTGATTCGGTGCGGGGATCGGCTTAGTCCCCGGTGCGGTGCCGCCCTCCGTTGTGCTACTATTGACCCGGCCGCCCCGAGAAATCGCAACTTTGAAAAAGCCCCGCCTCCGCCTGCCCCACACCCTGGTCCTTATTTACTTGATCGTCGTCGCGGCCGCCGTCGCCACCTGGATCGTCCCTGCCGGCGAATACCAGCGCCTGGAGAAGGACGGGCGGATGATCCCCCTGCCCGACAGCTTCCATTTCACCGAGCGCCGGCCGCAGGGATTGGGCGCGCTGTTCGTCTCGCCCGTCAAGGGGTTCGCCGCCGCCGCCTCGATCATAGCTTTCGTCCTGCTCATGGGCGGCGTCTTCGCCATCATCCAGAAGACCGGGGCCATCAACGCCGGGATCGGCAGCGTGGCCGATCGCTTCGGGCGCAGCCAGAGCTTGCGGGTTTTGCTCATTCCGGCGACGATGCTTGTTTTCTCTTTGGGCGGCGCCGTCTTCGGGATGTGCGAGGAGACCATGCCGTTCGTCCTCGTCTTCGTTCCGCTGGCCCTTTCGCTCGGCTACGACCGGATCGTGGGGCTGGCCATCCCGTTCGTCGGGGCGGCGGCGGGTTTCGCCGGAGCCTTCTTCAACCCGTTTACGGTCGGGATCGCCCAGGGCATCGCCGGCCTGCCGCTCTACTCGGGGCTCGTCTACCGGTTGGCGGTGTGGGCCGTCGGGACGGCCATCGCCATCGTCGTCGTCATGCGCTACGCCGCCCGCATCCGCAAAGATCCGCGCCGAAGCCCCGTCTACGAGGAAGACTTAGAGCTGCGCAAGACGCTCGACCTCGATCGAACCGGCCGTGAGCGGACACCAGTCACTGCTTCGCACAAGGCCGTCCTCCTCCTCTTTCTAGCCGGGATGGCGCTCCTCGTGGTCGGCATCCTCAAGTACAAATGGTACATCCAGGAGATCGCCGGCCTGTTTCTGGCCCTGGGCATCCTGTCCGGGATCATCGGCCGAGTCCGCTCCGACGACATGGCCCGGGCCTTCGTCGACGGGGCCAAGGATATGGTCAATACGGCCCTGATCATCGGCTGCGCTCGAGCCTTGCTCATCGTGGCCACGGACGGACGGATCATGGACACCCTGCTCTACGCTATGGCCAAAACGATTTCCCGCCTTCACCCCGTCTTTTCGGCCCAAATGATGTTCATGGGCCAGTGCGTGATCAACTTCTTCGTCCATTCGGGCACGGCCCAGGCGGCCCTGACCATGCCGATCATGGCCCCGCTCGGCGACCTGGTCGGCATCACCCGCCAGACCTCCGTTTTCGCCTTCCAGCTGGCCGAATACATCAACCCCATCCTGCCCACCTCGGGCGTAACGATGGGGGTGCTGGGGTTGGCCCGCCTGCGCTGGGATAAGTGGGCCAAGTGGTTTCTGCCGCTTCTCATCCTGTGGTTTATTTTCGCCCTGCTGACGCTTATCCCCGCCGTCCTCCTGCATTGGGGGCCGATTTGAAGGCCAAAGCGGCTGCTGCGTCCCGCACGGCCGCCGATTTGCCGGCCGGTTTGGACGAGGCCCTGGCCGGGCAATGGGCCGCGGCCTGCTCCTGTGCCGTCGGCGCCAAGGACGGGCTGGCCGCTTTCCTGCGCCTTCATCTGGATTTCCTGGCGGCGGAGCCGGGCACGGGGGAGATTCTCTACGGCGGGCCCCCCGACGACGAGACCGGGAGCTTCGACACCGCCGTTCGGGAGACCCTCAAGCCCACTCTCGCCGCCCTGGCCGCGGCGATCGAACGGGGCAAAAGCGAGAAGGCGTTCCGGTCCGACATCGACCCGGAAATGGCCGCCGTCCATTTCTTGGGGATCATGCAAATGTCGTTTGTTTACTGGATGATAGGCGACGGACAGGGAAGTCTGCAGGGGCTTGGCGAGCAGCTTTTGGGGCAGTTTTTGGCAAGCATCTCTGCCTGAGAGGCAACCTTTTTCCCGTTTCTCTCATCTTATTGGGTGGAACGAGAAAAATGGAAATGTCATTCGCGGCCCCGGCGTTGGAAATCAGCCCGCAAATCATGGATAATCCGATCATGAGCAAGCGGGATGATGTCGCCGTAGCTGCCGGCCTCCAGAAGGACGAACCGCTCGCCGACTTGATCGCGCGCGGTCGGAGCGGCGATTCCGGGGCCCTGGAATCCATCTATCATCGCTTCCGGGTCTCCTTCTTCAACCTGGCCCGCCGCTATGCCGGCGACCGGGCCACGGCCGAGGATCTTCTGCAGGATATCTTCATCAAGATCTTTACTCATCTCGACGGTGTCAAGAGCACCGAGATGTTCCCCGGCTGGGCCTACCGCATCGCCCTGAACACCTGCTTCAGCCACCTGCGGGAGAAGAGGACCTCGGCCGGGCGGACCGTGGCCCTGAACGACCTCGAGTTCGCTTTGCCCGACGTCTCCTCGCCCGGCCCGGAGTCGGATCTCCGCAAGCCGCTCGAGGACGCCATCGCCGGCCTGCCTGCCCGCCTCAAGCAAGTCTTCCTGCTTCATGACGTGCAGGGCTTCAAGCACGAGGAGATCGCCGGGATGCTCCGCCTGTCCGTCGGAACCTCCAAGTCCCAGCTCTTCAAGGCCCGGCTCAAGATCCGGACCTTCCTGAAGGCCCGCCACATCGGGCCGGGAGAATGGTCATGAAGTGCGCCGCGTTTCATAAGCTGATCGGGGA
The Candidatus Aminicenantes bacterium genome window above contains:
- a CDS encoding PAS domain S-box protein encodes the protein MTPMPDDPRSDERFREVLENIEEGYYETDLKGRFVFVNEAMLRIIGLPRESLVGIDNRTYMDTASTAKVFAVFSEVYRTGQPTRVGPIPIQLRDGPPHWFEFSVALIRDAAGGPTGFRGLIHDITDIKQAELALRTTTSRLEGLLHAIPDIIYFKDAERRNQIVNLAFEAAFGLSQEAVAGKTDEELLPADLAAACRASDDIVLSTGRLYRFEEETKGPDGQPVHFDTIKAPITDPGGEIVGLIGVSRDITEHHEAEKRIQASEERFRSLYENATLGMYRTNPEGQILMANPALLRMLGYASLEELARRNIEADGFEPDYPRSAFKERMEQDGEIRGLEAAWKHRDGNTIYVRESARAIRDETGRIIRYEGTVEDITAQRLAQAELQASEERYRRLVENSLDAIYQTTEDGRILSANSAMQRMMGYETIGEYLKTDVHDTYADARQRTPFREAMAHNGEVRNMELLLRRKDGSTFYVLANANAVKDKDGRMIFEGILTDITAQKETERELAGALAEKDILIKEVHHRVKNNLQVISSLLNLQSRFLKHPDDVDLFKESQRRIRSMALIHEKLYQSKSLSRIEFSSYAKRLIENLMASNAPGGQRIGLRPEVEEVFLDIQTAIPLGLIVNELVMNALKHGFPDGRAGTVRLGLRVDEEGRIEMKVGDDGVGLPQGLDVMASDSMGMQIVGMLTDQLEGQLEIDRTAGTEFRLTFKELKYKPRL
- a CDS encoding RNA polymerase sigma factor, with the protein product MSKRDDVAVAAGLQKDEPLADLIARGRSGDSGALESIYHRFRVSFFNLARRYAGDRATAEDLLQDIFIKIFTHLDGVKSTEMFPGWAYRIALNTCFSHLREKRTSAGRTVALNDLEFALPDVSSPGPESDLRKPLEDAIAGLPARLKQVFLLHDVQGFKHEEIAGMLRLSVGTSKSQLFKARLKIRTFLKARHIGPGEWS